The following DNA comes from Euwallacea fornicatus isolate EFF26 chromosome 28, ASM4011564v1, whole genome shotgun sequence.
GTTCTCTATggtaccgttttttttttaagcttgaACGATTAGTTTTTTTAGAATCACGAAACTGTAGTGggttctttaaattttttacatttttaatacggCCTCTTTGTCACTACACTCTCtttcaaattataaacaatttttctttttgataaGAACGGACTAAGAAATCTTATCTTATCTGCACtgatgtttgaaatttttaaccctcctagatattttttttgggatcatttaaaatttacggtTTATGCTGGACCATCTGGATCTCTACAAATGCTTTGAGAACGAATGATCGCAGAGCCGTTTGATCATGCCAGAAATGATGCAAAATGTTAGAGAGGCTTTTCAAAATCGCTTCTACTATTGTATAGAAATTGGTGGTggaaattttgagtaatacgTCCGTTACATTGACTTGTTTTTTcataatcatttttgtttccttTCATAGTCATCTCGACAGTGTTCTGAAAAATAATGGTTCAAGCTTTTATTTCGAAACGaagataaaaatgtgtttcccctcaaaataaaattgacacattttagcatttttcccacatttggatgcaattagaaatttcaaagagtGCAGAATGCAAAGTTTAATCGGGACACcccatattattttaatattataaaaaatgctaattttttattttgttggtATAGTTAAAACTAACTAGATATAAAACATTACATTCTATGTAtttactgaaataaaaaatacttcatGCAcgtacagggtcattcaaatGATGGGCTTagataagtaattttttccctaCGTTAAATAAGAGAACGTAAACTATAATAAAGGTGTAGGTAATTATGAGTACATTTAGTATAAATTGGaattaacaaaacaagaatGCAGTAACCGATTTTACTTATGAACGGCAAAAGCGTTACTGCGGTACTAGCATCCTGAAAgtttacaagaaatatttccctttttatatacacctGAATCAGCTTGGTTAACACAATATGAGTCAACCAtgccaaaattattatttatctattaatatttagattttagCTTTGCACattgatttgtaatttaacaaatccaacaaaaggcaaaaaacattttaacatgAAAAGCGATGCTCAGCCTCGTGACGCCGAcgccatatatttttttcagaaacatactttctttttaaaaatcgaacatcggtacattttaaacaaattttatataaaaagttttttgaaatctttATTCGTTTAAAAGGTACAGaaagaataaatattaatatacataCACATACAATCGCTCAGTAATGCGGTTGCAAGGCGATATTTTGTTATAGTTAGATatactcaaaaatattttgggataaattgtttaatttgatgAGACACATTATGTGGTAGGAGTTTACtgtttttagtattttcgatTATATCGGTAATCAATGTCAActtctttatttcaaatgaaatatcttgtatatttttgcatttttatattccaTACATTGAagtgattaaataattattggatCTCCCTATTCCTAGTCCTTACACTTAAATGCCATATATTAACAACATTCATTACCACACGCAAGTTCTTCCGATTCACTCATAGcaaatatttagttaataATGTGGCTGAAATTGCTTTTGAATATTATTAACGAGAGTTAACTGACAGCCTGCAAAGgaattttttacacaaaatcCACTCGCCAGCACAAAAATGCTTTTAGGTATTTGAATCTTTAAAAGATTAGCTGAAAATATGGCAATAAATTATGTACTGAGTGGTGGCAATATTACGATTTTAACAAgtgtcaaaaacaaaaattaattatatgtatatatatatatatacgagAGATCGTCAACATGTatcgagaaataattttaaaaaaatttttttttgactttttctaTTTCAGATTCAAGCAGTTGTATCCTCTCTGCGGAGAGTACAAACaacaactatttttatttgggTCAAAAAGTTATCAGTTAACAAGTAACTGCATGGAACAATTTTGTTACgcttataataatatttcataCTGATTTCATAACTTCGTTGCCAAATATTTAATCAGGCTTGTTTGTAATAGcagtgtttttaatttataccGAAATTATGAAACTATTTATTGTCACTGGCGTAGCCAGAATTTTATTTAGGGGATCCGAATGCAAAGTGTCTACTTTTGGGTCATTATAATACATATCTGTCCCAATATTGGTAAGTACGACCCTGTTGCCTGCTCAGCTGTTTACATTTCAACGTGCAGTGGATGCTGATAGCGCATACGCGGCGGCTGCGGCGTTGTCAATAGTAGCTTGAGATACATTCCTAGCATGTTCAAGTGTGAGTCATCTGAAAAATTTCTTAGAGTATAaattaacacttttttaactaaccaatgtagtattattttttagaagaGGGTGGAAGAACCTCCTATCGGCAGGGTGATTCAAACCAAAGATGGGGAAAGCGGCATCATATctagccccccccccccccccctagCCCCCTTAAGGTTGGGAACAGAAACGAACGAGGCCTAGAGCGATGGCAGAGTAAAAAGTGATAATCCCGTTTGATTCTGTTATCTGATACCAAAACCAAAAGCAGCTCAAAAGCTCTATAGAGAATTTGGGTTCGGGCTCGAAATTCTGTGCGAACAAGGGTTTTTGATGTGAGTGAAACCCTACATAGGCTGGTGATACGGACTTCAGTACTGTCTTACTGACAAGATTTTTATCTCCGGGGTAgcgtccaaaaaaaaacagtgtgTTAATCAAAGCCATTAGTCATCGAAACGTTAATAAAGTTGAGATAATTAATCGCTCAGCAATAAGAGAGCtagaaacaatattttatgcCGACTGTTGGTATTGGAAATGATTTTTGGTAATGattcaaaacaatttaaaaattgagcgTCAAAGTGGATCATTAGTTGCCGATTTTCTTCATATTAAACCAACATGCTAATATAGTTAGTCGATGGAAAATTCTTGCCCCAAAAACAATCAGGAATTAGGAACAGCGTACAAAATTCAATGAATTTTGCTTGGGGGGTGATATGTATGCATGAATGTACTCAAGTCTTCTTAcgaatatttgaattaaatattttgcaaaaaataacgtcctaaatagaaaaaaaaatcatgttgaAACGAATGCTTGATCAGTTTAACGATATGAACGACTCGAATGGTAAAAACGGCAATTTTGGACCGTTTTTAGAAtcataaaaatcaaacaataaatactAGTTAGAGAAATTgacgtagaaaaaaaaaattggttaaattatGTGGAATGGCCAAACATATTAATGCAAATTGTTTGAATTTGGAtgcaaaaatcttcaaatttgcaaaattaattctttatcGGCAGCATCGCTTTCCGCTTCGCGTTTTGTTTATCACAGCGCAGCTGGAGTTACTTCAGAGTTGCCGGTTTGCCAGTTAAACTTGCAAATGGTGAACGTTGGAAAAATACAGCTTACTAACAACAAACGAGTAATATCAATTATTAGCCTAATTATTAATGGGTATAGCACTATACAAAGGCAAATCacggaaaaataattaattataaaggCAATTTCTTCccaatttcattatttacagCTTTCAATTTAagcaattcaatttttattctaCCATCTGGCAACAATGCAATGGTTGAGTATCACAAACTCGTGGTATTTAAAGAATCATGCCGTGATTAAAGGCTTGTTTCCTTTGCTTCAAGACTTCGTCTCGGTTTTTAGCGTGTTTATTCCTAAAAAccttctatttaaaaaaaaatgtcctccAATGGTGAGAATATCGATTACGGCAGTCCTTATTCCAACTACGTATCGCCCTTGAGCAGTCGTTATGCCAGCAAAGAAATGCAATACAACTTCAGTGATCAAAAGAAGTTTTCCACATGGAGGAAGTTGTGGATCAACTTGGCCAAAGCTCAGAAGGTTcgtaaaaatgagtttttgttattaaaacattataaaaattgagcAATTAAAACAGTAGAGTCCAGTTATAGCGGAACGTGTTATAATAGATATTCTGAATATAACATACCATTTGTCTGGTGTTGGTGCCTGCccactttaatttaaattgtatgtaaaattttctgttttaacaGACCCTTCTATAATAgacaccattaaaaaaatcatatagatttcgaatatatatatatatgccggaacattaaaaatattcttcatatttaataaatgaatattaattaaaagtatAAGGAAAGACAAACCAACGAGTTTACTACTATCTGACCGCACTTTCACTATATTTGAATTGCTCGTTCCTCTTCGTTTCTCTCATTTTCCCGTACTGGCGAGTTCTGCAGTCCAGAAGGGAATTCTCCAATACTTGGGCATTTAGTAGCGGCGCTAGTAGTAATCTCATTCGACAGCGCTTCGTCACAAGATGGCTCTGTCAGTCTGCCTATCATCaccttatttttatatttttagttaagaatttatattttgttcctaaataataaataaagtttttgtgtATGATAGAATACCATTTGAGACATTTCCATGTTTACTTAATGTTCCCTAAGTAACTTACACACATGACCAGACAGATGTGTCATGGTAGAACTGATCTCGCTCGACAGTGCCTTATCTTAAAATGGCCCTGTCAGCCTGTTCCTCATCTTATTATCAACTCTAATATTACATTTACAAAACTTAAAGACTAATAAATCTTTCACACGCATAATATTCGATCTGCATTAAAGGTAAAGGGATTATAACATTACGGTGCTTACGTTATACGGggtatttggaaaagttggtaTAAAACTTGAGGGGGGAAAGTAGgttcagaaataattttaaaaaatcttatcaACATTGATATGACGGAGCACAGTTACTGAGATATGGTCCTCCCAAAATGTCTTattatttggatattttttaaaataactttttgtctGATTAAgataatggaatgaaaattataGGTAGTAtgtttcatcaaaatcgaTTATAAATCAGGGTAGTTTTCTAACTACCCttaacagaaatattttctttctattctgctaaattatcaagaaaacgatattattttttaaagaatcagacttttctgaaaaagaaaatctatttttttccgaattctGCCTAATTTAgtcagaaataataatttgttaaatcatGTATGGCCTAGaatagtaatatattttttaacaatttcacaTAGCAGACATATTTCACGATGACAGtttcaatatacaggggtCCCAGAAATAGGTGTCATAATTTGAATCAACAATTGAACTcgtaaaaaacaacattttgtcAAGTACATTTTTTGCCTAAGAGGTATAGTTTTCCagtttaattcattaaaagatttattatagTTCCGTTATCCGCTTAtggcatttaaaattctttatccCATTTCGGATCTTTCGCATAGATAcctacaaaaatttttaccCGTTTTCTGATGTGCATGTCTTTTTTGCGAATATCCAATAAACGCATACAGCTAGATAGGAGGAGTTATTGGAGTTTTACATTACTtactgttaaaataatttcaatttttgacttACCAACAAAAGAGGTTAcattaagtgttcaaaatgtcttccattattgttggaaattatgagtatatttagtgaaaattgggattaacaaaacaagaatGCAGTAACCGACTTTACTTATAAACGGCAGAAGCACTACTGCGGCACGAGCATCgtgaaagattacaagaaatatttccctttttatatataCCTGAATCAGCTTGGTGCGACACAATGAGTCAACCAtgctgaaattattatttatttattaatatttagattCTAGTTTTGCACattgatttgtaatttaacaaaaccaACAATTATTCTCAAAGCATAATTGTATTcggcgttgaaaattttcttttacccTCAGGAACATTTCCCTATCATTTCGAACCATTCTAACGGCATTTTCAACGCGTCCTCATAATTCCTAAATTGTATCAACTGGAGTAAAATACACTATCTGTTTCATATGgccccataaataaaaatcgcaagGATTTAAATCTGGGGATTGAGCGGGCCGCGCAACAGAACCATTTTTACCAATCCACTTGCTGGGAAAGTGCTCATTTAACCATTCTCGTATAATTCGGCCGTTATGGCAAGGAGCACCATCATGAAAATACTACATGTTTCCACGAATTTCCAGCGAAACATCTTTCAATAAATGATTTAGctcgttattttaaaactgtaaataacTTCTACCATCTAATCGATCTGGTAAAAAGTAAGGGCTGATGAGCCCACCGTTTATTATTCCAGTCCAtacatttattgaaaatctctCTTGAAAATTGCGAGGCTTTATACCATGAGGATTTTCATCTGTCCAAATGTGAGTGTTGTGTATATTAAATACTCCTTCCCTGGTGAATCCCGCTTCATCGGTGGCTAATACATAACTAAGAAAGTTTAGAACCTGTCTTAGTTTTCTTAAAACCCAGTTGCAAAAACGCTGCCAATAATGATAATCCTGTGGTTGTAAACACTGAACTTTTTGTAGATGGAATGGGTATAATTGTTGTTGTTTTAAAGTCCTCCAAACTGAACTTTTTGACATATTGTGCTCTATTGCCAGTCTACGAGTGCTACCCCCAGGATTATTTCTAAcactttcgaaaattttattttcaacatttgcaaAATGATTAGGCCGTTGTCTGCCGCGATCTTGATATCGCACCTGTAAAAGTTCCACTATTTTGAAGTCTTTGAATAACACGAACAAACATACGCCTATTGGGTGTAGGACGATCCGGGAAACGATGTGTATAAATTCTACGAGTCCGAATAGAATTTCTACTGGTTTTCCTATAAGCTAACACAACTATATGAAAATATCGGGAAAAAGTAACTTTTCTGACTGTACCATGCAGGAATTGGGGCTTCAAATAACTCAAGAGCAAATCGGTGAAATGGAATCTCACATCTATGACATAGACTTTAAAGAAGCTTCTGAAGAAGAGAGACTGACCAGGCACGATGTTATGGCTCACGTGCATGTGTTTGCCAAACAGTGTCCTTCAGCAGCTCCCATTATCCACTTAGGGGCTACCTCTTGCTTTGTGGGTGACAATACGGACCTTATCATTCTTAAGAAGGGTTTGGAGATGTTGCAGCAGAAGCTTGCCGCAGTTATCTTTAATTTAAGTCACTTTTGTGAGGACTACAGGTAAACATGTCGCACTCAATTTAATGCtactatttcaaattatagCCTTCTAGGGCAACTCCTGCTCTCGGATTTACACACCTGCAACCTGCGCAGCTGACGACAGTAGGGAAAAGGGCAACGTTGTGGCTGTTTGATTTATTACTAGATGAAAGGGCTTTGCGAAGGGCTGTTGAAGATTTAAGATTCAGGGGTGCCAAGGGTACCACCGGGACTCAAGCCTCTTTCTTGCAGCTCTTCAATGGAGATGGCGAGAAGGTCAAAAAGTTAGATAAGAAAGTGGCCGAATTAAGTGGgtttaacaatgtttatcCAGTCACTGGACAGACTTACAGCAGGAAAGTTGATTTGGAAGTTGTCTCGGTGCTGGCATCTTTGGGTAAGTACATCTCTAATTCATAGGATgattttactattattatttttgtgatagGATCTTCGATTCATAAAATGTGCTCTGACTTGCGCTTGTTGGCAAATATGAAAGAGATTGAAGAGCCCTTTGAGAGGAGTCAAATCGGCAGTTCGGCGATGCCTTACAAAAGAAATCCCATGAGGTCAGAGAGATGTTGTGCTCTGGCCAGGCATCTTATTGCGTTGTTTTCGAATGCTGCTAATACTCACAGTGTCCAAtggtataaaaatttcaaatttcttagaGTTTAAAACTATAGTTTTGTGAGTTTAGGCTGGAACGAACTTTAGACGATTCAGCTAACCGTAGAATAACGTTAGCAGAAGCTTTCTTAAGCGCCGATGCTGCCCTCATTACCTTAACAAACGTCACTCAAGGCTTGGTGGTACACTCCAAAGTTATCCAGAGAAGAATAAATCAGGAGCTTCCATTTATGTCTGCGGAAAACATCATCATGGCTATGGTAAAAAAAGGGGGAGACAGACAAGTATAATTATCGTTCTCAAATCAACACAGAGCTCTAGAGAATTTTTCTAGGTTTGTCATGAAAAAATCCGAGTTTTGTCGCAAGAAGCCGGCGACCAAGTGAAAATTCATGGCAAAGAGAACGATCTTCTTGATCGAGTTAGAGCAGATTCATATTTTACTCCTATAGTGAATGAATTGGAGTCTATTCTGGATTCTTCAACTTACATTGGGAGAGCCCCAGAGCAGGTCATTGAGTTCCTAGAAAGCGAGGTTAAACCAGTTTTGGCTTTATATGATTTGAAAAAGCTGCAAAAGCCCGTCAATTTAACCATTTAATTGTTGTTCCAACTTCAATAATATACTATAATATTATGTTAATATTTGTGTTTAATAATTCCTTAACATAACGGCCTCAACTAATTAGTTCATACGAGGAGCCCTTTTGGAGCTCGAAATGTCATTTATGAAAAACGCTTTGAGGTGCTAGTTTCTTCTTATTAAAAGTACAATATAACCTGGTTTTTGAACAATTCCCAGATCACATTTCTGAAGACAGTTTATCCCCGGAAAACTGGTCCAAACGCcgtaaattcaaaaaacttcTTTGTGACTTTGAAATAACTTTCTTGACTTAGTGAAGCTCCAGTTACACTTCAATTAACCCTTCCCTGTTGGAAAAAGTGAATGATTTTTTAGTTTCTGTAGACATTATCAtgacacaaaaaattataaaaattatacaataaaatacaaattcttGCGGTTACAGTGCCGTTCAAAAGTGGAGAaacctgtaatttttttccgttaTGATTGTACAATAATccttaattagatttttttatgagtatgtaggttcatttttaaatttaaaaatacataaataaatacacaaatgaaaattgttatcatacaaaatgaattaatttgttttcttagAAGGACATAAGtggaaaaacttaaataaaaattaacgaaacaTGCATTCCTTTTAATGTTTGgttgtgaattttttgttcGTCATCTCTGCATTTTTTGGAGCACTAACTCCAACTCAaaactttatttcattttcgaaaacttcATACCAAGCTTATGAAAAAGCATCACAAAATAGATCcttatttgtcaattttttcggGTGTTTATGCTCGACTTCGCGATTCAATTGTTCCCACACGTTTTCAATGGGGTTTAAATCCGGGCTCAGAGCTGGCTATTTTATAATAGCCAGTTGTTCTGCTTCAAGAAACTCTTTGACTACTTTTGCATTATGCTTTGGGTCGTTACAATACAGTAACACAGAACTTCTAAACTGAAAGTAAGAATTCCTCGGCAAAtgataacattttatttcttaaaatgtcCAGATGTTGATATCGATTTATAATTCTACTATTTTTATAGTGGTCTatactaatatttttattagtggTCTTATCTCATGGCCAGAAAAGCACTCCTACACAAGAACGTTATCATCCATACCATGTTTGATAGGTGGTATAGTATACTTAGGGTTGTATCTCTCACTATCTGGGGTCTTACCGACTTTATACGATCAGTACTAAACATGCTAAATTTACTTACATTGGATCATAGCACTTGTTTCCATTTATTGTAaaactaatttcaatattttatgacaaaaGCCAAACGAGAAagacgatttttttataaaaagtgTTTTGCAGGTCTTCACGCATGTAACTTCTCTTGATTTAGACGTCTTTTAATGAATCTTACGAAAATTAAGACATAtcgatacttttttttaatgtcaataACAGTTaacaatgaatttttcaaaaaatactttttaattaatttatttatggcaGCTATCGATTTTCTAGATCTTCTTGGTTTGGGTTTACTAGCGATTGATTCTTGTTcttgatataattttaattgttagCAAACAATgcttttaatggaatttaacTGTCTTGCAAGATCAATCTGCTTAATTTTCTcgcgatattttttaataataggaTTTTTTTCTGCTTTGGTAAATAAACATCTCAtggcattttgaaaataaactacTAAAATAATGCTACAATATCAGTTTTTTAAGCAAGCaatgtttgttttatattaagaATTACAAAAGGTTTCTCCATTtatgttttcataaaataaacattttgttgattggcattcaaaaaaatattaaattttttggttttcttcATTAACTATTAACGACAGTTAAATATGCTCGTATAGTTGAGGTATTGGTAATGACTGTGTTTATGgagtagtttttaaaattcaaaagtttctCCATTTTTGGTTATCACTGTATGTTAGGTAACATAAATCTAGTAAGCTCATGTCAAAAAATGTCCACCATAGGCACTGTAAACATAGCCTACTTGCGCTAATTGGTCCCAAATAATGAGCGACGCATTGCGTTTGTTCTTGCAAGCGGCGCCGCCTTCTTGTCCAATGAATGGTTTTATTGCGGAAATGTGTCCATCACTTGGAAGCTTCGTATcgttataaattatattattctgTCAAATGAGCAATAAATAGGGAGTGATGTTTTAAATGACCTAAAGCtgttatagaaaaattttaattatacaaaatttatatatgaaattaaaaaaattacgtaattaaataaaaaccatttacatatttatggACGGAATTGATAAGTGCCACTTTTCAGATGAATACATGAGAGCGTGCCCAATTTACGTAccaaaataatacaatttccCTTACAttctataatatattatttacaacaaataaTGTACTTTTAAGGTCAGAAATCTTCCTTCAAGATAAAAGTGTAAACTCCGTCTACAGCAAATAAAACTGCGTTCACAAAGGCAAAAACTGTAGCAGCTGAAAGCATGCTGACCGAAGACATCTGGACCTCCCAGTATCCCTGGAACTTCTTTTTTCTGTCTGCGGTCAGAAGAATTCCGGAAACAAAGAAGAGGATAGCTGCTACTAAGGAGAACAGGGTTGATATCctgaaaaaaagttctgtGCATATGGAGTAAAATAAGTTGATTTAGGTAAAGAGCTATCCATTTTGGCATCtcctaaattaaaatgaatagaGATTTACTGGTACCTGAAAGGTATTTTGTCCTTGATAAAATGTGacacaataaaaattgcattaattaGCAAATACCCAGCAAAAGCTAATAGAATTACTGCTACTTGTTCCACGTAAATTCTGGACATGTTGGCAGATTGTTTGGTGGGTTCGATGAACATTCCCAAGCAAAGAGCACACAAGAGCTACAAAAAGTTCTATCGAGTTTTTGATGACTCAAATTATAAAGCTCCATACCAATTCCACGATCTTCAGCATCAGCTGCCAGTGTTCCTTAATCCTCATCTTCAAAGACTTTACAGACTCCTCCTTCAACTCCTCCGCGACTTTCTTCTCAGCTTCAACCTCCTTGGTCTCTTCTTTCTCCTCTTCTTTCTCCTTATTATCCTCGGGCAAATCGATAATTCTCACTTGCACTTTTTTGACTTCCATATTCGACATGATTAGTTTTTTGGGAATGTCGTAGAGAGACTCTCGGCCCGCCACTTTGATTCAGTTTTCGATTAATTGTGCCTTAACTTATTCTCTTAATGGTTGTCGAATATAATGGAGAGACTCACCTCTAAATGTTAACCCAAAGCACTTATTGTTGCATCACCCCAGGAACGTTGATGTTAGTTTGGCCAAGTCAGATTATTAAGTGATCCCTAGAGAGAGGTCTTTAATTGGCCGGAATTAACCCTAATATAACCTTTGAATTAATCGTTCGAATTCTTACACCTACGTTTATGGCCTCTTCGCTTAGTCACTACTAAGTGATCCTAAATGGTCAATTTTGCCAAGTTGCCTTGTTTAAGTTTGTCAATAACGCTTCAGCGAATCATCAAATCCTCTCTTCGATGATAATactcatgaatttttttttattaatgccaATTTAGTAGGTAATAAGTGACGTTATGTACTCGATAACAAGCTTTAATTCATCATGGGTTCTTGCTAAGAACAATATCAGCATGGAACACAATAAGAACGTGCGAAAGCCATTTTCAAGGTACAGGTCGTTGGTTGCGACACAGCTCGAATTATGACCTTTGatggttttattattatttcgttGAATTGGTACTATGGTTCACCTGGGTGAACCCTGAACTCTGAAGGTTAAAACAggtttataatttattattggaGTTATTGTGATCGAAAGTAGTGCAGCTAGATAAATGCAGGTTAGTTCTGGTTAGCTGGGAAAATGGGGCCACAGGGCGGGAACTGTGGAGTCGTTGGTACCGCAAAAtacgatattttttaattacctagATTTGAAAAGAAGCgaaacataataaaacaatacgTCTACAATGTAACTCCAACATTTCTCATCAAGGGGATGTTAGAAGGCAACAGAAAGTGGGACTGCTGTAGCAGTATCATTTTTGCAATGGTTATGAAAAAGAAGCCTATGGAGCATGCcattccaaaaaaacaataattccgGACCTAGAACCAACTCACAACCCAATCCCCAAGCCTCTCGACACTGTAGTTCAATATACCATAATCTCCAAATATGCTTAAAAGAAGAACTCTAATGGAACAAGATCAAGTGATGGTGCTGGCCATTCTA
Coding sequences within:
- the AdSL gene encoding adenylosuccinate lyase; its protein translation is MSSNGENIDYGSPYSNYVSPLSSRYASKEMQYNFSDQKKFSTWRKLWINLAKAQKELGLQITQEQIGEMESHIYDIDFKEASEEERLTRHDVMAHVHVFAKQCPSAAPIIHLGATSCFVGDNTDLIILKKGLEMLQQKLAAVIFNLSHFCEDYRATPALGFTHLQPAQLTTVGKRATLWLFDLLLDERALRRAVEDLRFRGAKGTTGTQASFLQLFNGDGEKVKKLDKKVAELSGFNNVYPVTGQTYSRKVDLEVVSVLASLGSSIHKMCSDLRLLANMKEIEEPFERSQIGSSAMPYKRNPMRSERCCALARHLIALFSNAANTHSVQWLERTLDDSANRRITLAEAFLSADAALITLTNVTQGLVVHSKVIQRRINQELPFMSAENIIMAMVKKGGDRQVCHEKIRVLSQEAGDQVKIHGKENDLLDRVRADSYFTPIVNELESILDSSTYIGRAPEQVIEFLESEVKPVLALYDLKKLQKPVNLTI
- the LOC136347386 gene encoding uncharacterized protein, which translates into the protein MSNMEVKKVQVRIIDLPEDNKEKEEEKEETKEVEAEKKVAEELKEESVKSLKMRIKEHWQLMLKIVELLLCALCLGMFIEPTKQSANMSRIYVEQVAVILLAFAGYLLINAIFIVSHFIKDKIPFRISTLFSLVAAILFFVSGILLTADRKKKFQGYWEVQMSSVSMLSAATVFAFVNAVLFAVDGVYTFILKEDF